CAGGGACGGCAGGGACGGCAGGGACGGCAGGGACGGCAGGGACGGCAGGTGCGCCGGGGACGGCAGGTGCGCCGGGGATGGGGTGGGATTGCACGGGCAAGCCCTTGCGGGCTTGTCCGTGGCACACCTGGGGTGATGGGGACGGGGTGTGGCGATTTGTGGGGGCGTCGCCTGGTGGTCAGATTAGGACGAGGTTGTCGCGGTGGACGACTTCGTCGTAGAGTTTCTGGCCGAGGATGGCCTGGATTTCATGGCTCTGTCGGCCCATGATGCGCGCGACTTCGGCGCTGGAGTAGTTGACGAGGGCGCGGGCGATGAGTGCGCCGTGCTGGTCTCGGATTTCGACGGCGTCGCCGGCGCTGTAGTCGCCTGTGGATTGTGTGATGCCGGCGGAGAGGAGGCTTTTGCCGTGGGTGACGATGGCTTCGCGGGCACCGGGGTCGACGGTGATGGCTCCGTGGACGGTTCGCCCGAAGGCGATCCAGCGTTTGCGGTGGGGGAGGGCGCTTTCGCCGGGTTTGAAGAGGGTGCAGCGGGCGTCGCCATCGAGGACGCTGTGGATGATGTTGGGTGTGTGCCCGTTGGCGATGACGGTGGGTACGCCGGCGGCGACGGCGATGCGGGCGGCGACGATCTTGGTGCGCATGCCGCCGGTTCCGGTGAGGGTGCCGGCCCCGCCGGCGAATTGCTCGATTTCGGGGGTGATTTCTTCAACGACGGGGATGTGGGGGACGTCGGGGTTGGTCTGGGGGTTGCCGGCGTAGAGGCCGTCGATGTCGCTGAGGATGATGAAAAGGCCGGCGCCGAGCTTGGCGGAGATTTTGGCGGCGAGGGTGTCGTTGTCGCCGAAGCGGAGCTGGTCGACGGCGGTGGAGTCGTTTTCGTTGACGATGGGGATGATGGATTTCATCTGGAAGAGGTGCTGGATGGTGTTGCGCACGTTGAGGTAGCTTCCGCGCTCATCGAGGTCGCGTAGCGTGAGGAGGACCTGGGCGGTGTGGAGTCCCTCGCCGTAGGTCATGAAGAGGGTCTCGTAGTAGTGCATGAGGGTGGCCTGTCCGACGGCGGCGACGGCCTGTTTGTCGGGCAGGGCTTCGGGACGGCGGACCAGCTTGAGCGTGTTCATGCCGCAGCCGATGGCGCCGGAGGTGACGATGAGGACGCTGAGGGGGTGGGCCTCCTTGAGGCGGCAGATTTCCTTGACGACGGACTCCATGACCTGGCCTTCGAAGGCGCGGCGTCCGCTGAGGAGGCTGGTTCCGATTTTGATCACCAGGGTCTGGATGCTGTCGGGATCGAACTTCATGGATGCTCGGGTGCTCTGTGTGTGGTGTGGCGGCGCGGGCCGCCGGGAGACCGTTCCGGAGCGTGGCGCAGGCGCGCGGCGCGGGGCCGAATCACCGGCGGGAAGGCGCTATCTGGCGCGTCCGGGGCCGGTGTCGCGTTCCGTTGCGGGGCTTCGGGACGGGCGAGTAGTATGCGGCTTATTCCGGGTGATACTCAAGCTCCAGGTCGCCGATGAAGACGGATTGTCCGGCGTGGGCTCCGAGGCGTTTGAGTGCGCGGTAGATCCCCATTTTTTCGAGGACCTTCTGGAGGTGGGCGACGGCTTCGGGGTTGCCGAAGTCGGTCATGCGTACGGCGCGTATGGCGCGGTCGCCGGAGACGCGGAAGCCGCCGGCTTCCTTTTCGATGGTGAAGGGGGCCTCGTAGACGTACTCCCGCTCGGGCTCGGGCTCGGCGGGTTCGGCGAGATCGGCCTGGCGGGCGGCTTCGACGAGTCCCCAGAGGTGTTCGATGAGCGCGGGGATGCCTTCGCCGGTGGCTCCGGCAATGGGGAAGGCCCCGGGGAACTGATCGAGGAGATCGCCGAGGCGTTCGCGGTTTTCGGTGATGTCGATTTTGTTCAGGGCGATGGCGAATGGGCGCGCGGCGAAGACATCGCTGTATTGCTGGAGCTCGTTGCGGAGGGTTTCGAGCGTTTCGGCGGGGTCGGGGTCGCCGGTGTCGATGAGGAAGAGGA
This Candidatus Hydrogenedentota bacterium DNA region includes the following protein-coding sequences:
- the proB gene encoding glutamate 5-kinase, whose translation is MKFDPDSIQTLVIKIGTSLLSGRRAFEGQVMESVVKEICRLKEAHPLSVLIVTSGAIGCGMNTLKLVRRPEALPDKQAVAAVGQATLMHYYETLFMTYGEGLHTAQVLLTLRDLDERGSYLNVRNTIQHLFQMKSIIPIVNENDSTAVDQLRFGDNDTLAAKISAKLGAGLFIILSDIDGLYAGNPQTNPDVPHIPVVEEITPEIEQFAGGAGTLTGTGGMRTKIVAARIAVAAGVPTVIANGHTPNIIHSVLDGDARCTLFKPGESALPHRKRWIAFGRTVHGAITVDPGAREAIVTHGKSLLSAGITQSTGDYSAGDAVEIRDQHGALIARALVNYSSAEVARIMGRQSHEIQAILGQKLYDEVVHRDNLVLI